ATCATAACTGGCACTCGAGTCACCATTATTACCCTCTATTCCATCTGTCTTGTCATTCGTCACTGACGACAAAGTGTCATCCAAGCAGATAAACTCGCAGCAAGGTGTTCCAATTCTGAACGACTTGCAGTCCTGCTTAGGTATCGATTTCTATTGAAcgtaatacaaataaataaatacttatttaatGTTACTCATTACGCTTATCACCAGCCAGACAATTGTCTGCCCATGGAACTCAACCAAACAAAAGTAGACTggttgtttatttaaatacctgCGACAGCCGACAAATGACAGCTTTGCACCACTTGGGATTCCCATTATCGCATACGCAAAGTGTACAAGGCTCTGGAATGTAATAAAATCCACTGTCATAAGTCTGACCCTGCAGATCTTTGCAGACTCCTCCTCCTCCTTCGACTTCAtctgaaaattatcaaatttttaaaaattcattcctaCACAAattcctgaagttagcagacaattaaaaatttttgaattctttttttttacatttaatttaaaaaataaaaaaatgcacatgtagagaatttaaaaatctgtatGTGCAATTttccgaaatattttttttttaaattcaaaaattattagacgtcagttaATTTCCGtatcatacaaaaatttatgattctgaagttagcagacaattaaaaatttttggattttttttttacatttaatttaaaaaaaaaaaaactaaaaaaatgcacatgtagaaaatttaaaaaattacaagtgcaatttttttaaaaattcaaaaattattagacgtcagctaatttcagtatcatgcaAAAATTTACGATTCTGAAGTtgacagacaattaaaaattttttgatttttttttttacatttaaattaaaaaaaaaaaaaactaaaaaaatgcacatgtagaaaatttaaaaaactacaagtggaatttttttaaaaattcaaaaattattagacgtcagctaatttCACTGTCACACAAAAGtttatgattttgaagttgagggacaattaaaaatttttgatttttttttttacatttaatttaaaaaaaaaaattaaaaaatgtacatgtagaaaattaaaaaaactacaagtgcaattttttaaaataattttttttaaaattcaaaaattattagacgttagCTAACGTCAGTatcataaaagtttaaataatttatgataaaaatttaccgTAAAGATGTAAAATTACGAATATAGAATAACCAAATAGGTTACATCCTTTAAATCTCATTCTCACGTCGTTATCTCATGATAgtcataaacttttatttgaataataacaCCCTGACATCGAGTTGCTTTATTTCCAGCAGAGTTCTGTCATCATTGACAGCTGCACTACTTGCTGTTGATTTACTTTACATGAAGAAAcatgagataaaaaataatttcggcAGCACATTAACATTAACAATCACTTCTCACTGGCCATTCACATATCAATCGGTTTTATTTAGTGAGTTCAGAAACGCATTAACATCTCGACTGCTCCATTGATGTTATTGATGAAATTCACTAAAACTATttcagataattatttttattatctgtaatatttgttaattattaaattttttttatgagtaaaTTTAGATCACAGTGCAACAATAATAAGTggcttaaaatatataataataatcgatttataaatgcgcggataaatatatgagttaAGTCTAGTAGCTGAGTGCTAGCAGCAGATTATAATAGAACCAGCACAGCCCTACTTCTATTCCTTCCTTCATTCTGTGCTGtcctatgtatatatatgtatatcatatatatgtgtgcgtgtgtgtgtgccCCAGTCTTGTTTACACAATCTCACACATTGAGTCCGTAAATTCGTGTGAGTTTCTGACGTCATGAGCCAATAACCAATAgtatgatttttgaattttgccGCTAGATAGCGCGcgaaagtttgaattttaaaaacccCGCGTTTTAATGGTGATtctttttttagtaaaattaattttttttaattaattttgaatactttttaatgaaattaacaaaaaataattgatttcttatggatttaataaaatgaaataaaaataaaatatttgaaattttgaataaattgaaaaagtacagagaaaaaaattttatcatgacaactaaattttagtgaggacaagaaaatgatttgattgcccattgccaatcatatatttggttgttttaactgaatattttataatccaccaacaaaacaaattattagaaactataaaatatttagtaaagataaTTACGCGTTTTGTAACaagcataaaatcaaattgattacctgtagaatttataaagtagtcatagtgaaatatatgagtgatcaTTATAGAGAATGagctattattaataattaaatattattttaaaatgacagaatatttatttaagagtTAAATGAAtgcatatttagaaaaataatttatttccttcacgtactttttttcatactaTGGCAAAAATTGTTCAGGAAAAACATTGATATTAAGCATTAATGTTATATTGTAATACAGGATAGCTCTATAttactgtcaaaaatttacagcGGACAACCCGTCCCATACAGTTTCAGTTCAGTTTCAAAATTCTCTTTATTTCTGATTaggttgaataaaaaaagctgTTAGTTTTGCTGTTATCTTATTTAAgacttttacaaaaattaatatataagtttcgtttatattttgttttatactTGTAGTTTGTACTTTTTATTtgtggaaaaatttgaaaaataaaccactttatcatttttgccgtcccatttatttcatttcattttcatttttaaatctctTTATTTGTCAGCTTAATGATTAACATACAAGTTTTACAATTGTGATTGCATATTGGTGTTCccaattatgaaaattttacactttgaGTTTATTTATCATGGTATATAACTTATACATATAATtgtattattttgttttttatgaagttgaaggaaaaagttgaaaaaaccTTATTAGAATTTACCATCCCATTCACGCTTTAAGTTAGAAATATAAtaactctgaaataagtttcttaccagggacactacaactggtgggcgcgatctagtggcgagcaacgaactactcccgcttctgctgcctaacaccataacttttaaatcaataatcattaggttcaaaaatatatttaattttccgaagagaaattttttctcagtgtaaaaattaattatgagtaaaaaatttatgataccgaagttagctgacgtctaataatttttggatttttttttaaatcataaatcacaaaaaaaaaaaaatattaaaaaaaactgcttttatagttttttaaattttctaaatgtgcgtatttttattttttgaagtgaaaaattcgaaaatttttaattgtctgttaacttcaagatcataaaaatttaatggcggataaaataaatttaaaatttaaaaaataatttgatttgtaaaattaaaattaacgcattaatttctcataaaaaagaaattgaagtGTCAATAGatgaatagtaaaaataatcaactcTAACCTTTTCAAAGTTGTCATgagttgaatttattattgtcattatttttttttggttgaaaaattatataaaaattatacagtATGGAGAATGAAGAAGAAGCGGAAATAAAAAAGGAATCTCTGGAAGAAGAAGTACAGAAAGGAATAATCGATGAAAAATCTAATAATAAAGTATCAAAATTAGCGTCTGACAGTTTGcgatctaaaaataaatctagaAGAGTGATACCACGTGAGTGCTTGGACAGAGAAGACTGGATAAATTTATTGGCGACTCCGCGGTactaactaattaattttcaatatttcctCATTAACTATtcaccaaaataaaaaattttcaggcgCATACGCACTCCCCCTTGcgtgaaaaacgaaaaaaaacgcGTTACTCTAGTGCGAGATAAATTATCAGAACCGCCTCGTCATCGGATAATTTCTACTCTGCaagaccgcggaaaaattttaccagctCCGTTAATTGATCGTCTGATAAACATTTTGGAGTTCGAAGATTCTCTAAGCCCAGAGTAATTAATTCCAGCTTCCTACtgtagtataaaataaataaataaattaattaatcaatcaatcaatcaatcaacgATTTTTCAGACAAGCagaagaattatttttcgatacgaccaagaagaagaagaagaataaattaaaaacaatagtGTGTCGCGGCAAAGCGATAAAAGCAGTAGCAGACAGCAGTGAAGACTTTGATAGAGATGCTGTTCTCTGTCAATATAAATTAGCAGAAGCATTAGTGCGAAGTATTCTTCAATGGGAATGCCCGTTACCCCGCGAAGAATTCAAAGACATCGCGGATGTTATGTTCCAACGTTTAAAAGGCGTTATCACTAACGGCACACACTCGGCCTTGGATGAGGACGAGAAAGTGTATCAACAAATGCGAATTATTTCCGAGATCGTGGGCTGCTGGGTCGCGGGAGTCCTCATCGAAGTCGCTCAGAATAACGAACAGCTGCTCAAGGAAGAGTGCGAAGAAAGGAAAAAGGCCGCGGAAGAAGACTCTTATGATGACGACAGCGATAATGTTATCGATGAATATTCAACGGACTCTACTCTGAATTCCGCCCACCAATAAATTACTTACTATTATATTAACTATTTACTCACTACAGAtcattatctttttttttttatttcatgtaGTGAAAGTCGGGTATATCATTTCtctcttgatttaaaaaaaaaaaaaaaaaatttaattattaattttgtttttgctGCGGTAACAGGCTTTCTAGTCTATAATccacttaaatttaaatattcgcgATATCTGTagtgtgaatttaaaaataaaagtcggtGACAGTCTTTGGTATCCACGCTCTCGTTTCCTCATTCGATCggtataatatattataacgCAAACGTAAAAACGTGTAACGGAATATCTGGTTTCATGTTGTGGAGAAAGCGACAAtcattttatacatttaaccACTCATACTGCCGGAAGATATCATTAATACTCTGTAcctatacaatatttttaccatcaataaattataataaaatttatattttattgacaataaataaaatagtattctaaagaaatgaaaagttttattttattactaaattttactatttaattaaaaagtcattttttttatcattattactttTAGTATCTTAtcaagtataattaaaaatagataatgagctaaatacaaatatatatgagtatgtTAGTATGGAGCTTAAAGTGAAGCAAAAAGCAGGTATCGAACAACCTAGTTCAGATGTTTATGCCCAAAGCAATATCATAAGTGTGCCAAAGAAAGAGCGGCATGGAAGTATGAGGTAGAGGTAAAAGTTGATGGTGGATATGGAAGTAAAGGTAGAGGTAGAGGTAGAGGTAGAGGAAGTTGGTATGATCGGTGAACTGGGAGTTGTATACTCGGTACTGATTAtaagagaaagaaagaaagtgCGAGGTATAACGGAGAGAAATTGTAGAGATAGTTTTTAGTCGGTGATACCGCGACCGCTGGTGGGGTTCCATTCCCGCGGAGGTCTACTGCTCGTAGTCTCTGGCCATGACATTGCGCGCGCGCGAACCGCCAACTCCACTTACCTTATCCACCTCGTCCACGAGTAGTGAAAACGTATTGACAGTCTAGCTCTGTTTATTTCCTAGTTGACCATAGTCTTcctcatttaaattaaatgtttttaaatttattccgtcaactttaaatatttattttaaattatgttacGAATATGCTGtgataatatttaatcaatagtttaaatagtttttttttttttatcaatgaatCTGCTCTAaggtaaatattaaataaataaatcattttactagataattaaatttttcatccgcggattatttaaaaattaattttcgttTATGTAACGCACGTAAATTCATTCAATGATAAGACAAttgttatataatttatatatatttagattaaataataaaattacacaactaaaaataaacttacatttctttttttattgtaacgCATTAATGAgtgtaattacaaaatttttattttagaaatttctatacatttatatacactaatgaaaaaaattaaaggagcagaaaattttttaaattttttagtgatttttgtaaggctgtaacttggtgaaaaataatcgtatcgagattttaaaaaaagttttttatagcttaaaatctctagttttggtgaatttttttcaaaattttttaaaagctccagttattgcgcaaacatgagaaataccgtgagacaaaaaatttctaaatttttttttttttttccgaagagcccacggaccgcggaaaaattctttcaactgaACAAATGCATagctcgtttagcaaatttattcagcttcaatttggttttttttttaacctcgtagaacgatttgtcgcagagatatcagccttcaaacagaaaatgatccttttgactttgatcatcgatatttcaggtaccaacgatcgcacagaaagttgaagggcggcgttgaaaatttgaataaattccctataagaccctgtcatcattttttggaaaaaaaattttttttatttttaacatccattagaattaagtacaaaaaaatgacttttttagtaaatcaaccgctactctgcaaatatcgataaaaaaaataatgttgccagggacttttttagcttaatgtacctccaagacccctgtaaatttttgcgcaatcatgtttgcgcaataactggagcttttaaaaaattttgaaaaaaatccaccaaaactagagattttaaactataaaatgctttttttaaaatctcgatacgattatttttcaccaagttacagccttccaaaaatcactaaaaaattcataaaatttttctgctcctttaattttttgcattagtgtattatatatatatatattggttTTGTATGACGGATGACTACTTATCATTCATTTATAACAATAGattcttttataaaacaataaaacccTTCCGCTGATTATTCTAGAAATTGAAtgctaatttaaattatacaatAAATTGTGGTGGGAGTTCATTAATAAACATCAAATCACGTTAAATGTACAGCACCGTTATCATTACAGTATCAAAGTTCTACGGTAGTAGATCACTTTAACCAggtgtttaaatatttatttttaaaatttactcgactgtttattaaataattaattaatttattgttaattatttaattaaatttaacaggATGGCATTGACCTGCTGGGAAAAACTGGCATTAGCGGCACTAGCTGCAGTAGGATTACGTATATTACTTCGGCTATCAGTATTTacgtggaaaaaaataatagcacCGAGTCTTGGCCGCGGAATAAACGTCGCGACTCAAGGAAAATGGGCAGTAATCACTGGTGCGACTGATGGTCTTGGTAAAGCTTACGCACAAGCACTTGCAGCTAAAGGCCTGGACATTGTTTTGATATCCAGAACACAAGCGAAATTAGAAGACGTTGCTAAAGAAATCCGCACGAGCTATGGGGTGGAAACGCGGGTTCTCGAAGCCGATCTCACTGAAGGCCAGCCCGTGTACACAAAAATCGCAAAATTAATCGAAGGCCTTGaggtaattttttgtaaatgttaaaatttacatatgacaataaaagaacttttttttaacaggtAGGAGTGCTGGTAAATAATGCGGGAATGAGTTACGACCATCCggaattatttacaaatattacgGAAGAAACTATCACGaacattttacaattaaatgtGGCGGCGACTACCGCTATTGCCCGAGCGGTACTTCCGGGCATGATGGAACGCCGTAAAggtgtaattataaatataagttcTACGGCAGCAGCTATTCCGAGTCCTTATTTGTCTGTTTACGCTGCGAGTAAAGCgtttgttgataaattaagTGCCGACTTGGCGGTCGAAGCCGCGCCGCGTAATGTTACGGTCCAATGTGTTCTTCCGGGTCCAGTTGCTACTAAAATGTCCAAGATAAAGTAtgtcagatatttttttgtgtaataTTTTACCCAGGGAAAAATAACCgggtaatttatatttacggTTATTTTGCCCGCCGGTTATTTTACTACAGATGGAAATTACACGGAGAAATGATTCTTGTTGTCTATTCTATTGCTATGCTATGGTGTCATTGCAAATCCGGACCATGTTGGTcacctacacagaaaaaaagaatttcttggcgcaagaaatattttgtattatgaattgaagacaaaaatttttcttggctcaagaatttttttctcgcctaaaaaatttttttcttgttccgagaaaattttttcttaccccaaaaaatgttttgttttcactttataatacaaaaaatttcttgggtcaagtaaaaattttcttagaacaagaaaaaattttttgcgccaagaaatcctttttttctgtgtacggaaataaacacatgcgaaaattactatggccacAGTAATTTTCACCTCAAACGCGGGTTCAAATCCCAGTGAagtcgaaataatttttcacacaCAGTGTGAGGTCTTTTGGTTTTAAGATTTGTCCCGGCCGACCTTTGAATTTGATTTGGTTTAAAAAGAGATTTTGAATTCGACAAAATTGGCGGGAAATGGGATTGCCTGAGACCCAatagcatttcaaacaagaataatttatcCGTCgcagtttaaattatttttcaccataCCCGCatcgaaagtttaaattcctgccctgCTCATAGAAAAGGAAATCGTTCTTTTCATATacgagcaaaaatttaaactttcagctGCGGGTctgtaaaaaatcttatacacACCAGAAGGTAGGACCAATTCGCGTGTTTTCCACCCTGCATACACGGGTCagaatgtcctactttcctccctaggtgtataatatactaattaataattctaattaaCAGAAAAGCCTCATGGATGGCACCGACACCGGAAAAATTCGTCGAAGCCTGTTTGAAAACAGTCGGAATAGAGTCAAGAACGACTGGATATCCGCCTCATTGTTTAATTATCGGAACAATAAATGCCTTGCGATGTGTTTGTGAGAAAGGTGCTATTTGGCTGGTATCAAGGACAATGTTAAACGTTCGCGGTCGCGcgctgaagaaaaaaaaacaggaaCAAGACTCCAGTACACACGAACATATAACTGATTTACCATCCAGACGAGAAATTCCGGTTGAGTGATATTTTAATCATtcgtttttttctgttttactATTAActtttactattaataaaatatatcttgTTATATAGTTGTATGGGTTCGTTTTTTTAGCAAACTTTACCatctttatttaatacttaatCACTTATCATCATTGTCAttgtcattaataatttataacttattaCTTATCGCTACTTACAACTCGCTACTTAACTAAcccgattattttttagctgatttatatttttttttgtactttgttGCAGTGTGTCGTATTAAATGCAGGCGAGTGAACATATATCATTGAATATTCATACATAATAGTGCCAAAGGTCGACGACGTGCTATATTATTCATTAGCTTCATATGTATAATGCATATAATCATACGTCATTGATTTgcttatttgaatttattatttttttattttttttaaacacattgtttcattcattcaattaatataaatatttttatactgttACATAACTATTGttcttattttaattgttagttaatagtaat
The DNA window shown above is from Microplitis mediator isolate UGA2020A chromosome 1, iyMicMedi2.1, whole genome shotgun sequence and carries:
- the LOC130669158 gene encoding very-long-chain 3-oxoacyl-CoA reductase, whose product is MALTCWEKLALAALAAVGLRILLRLSVFTWKKIIAPSLGRGINVATQGKWAVITGATDGLGKAYAQALAAKGLDIVLISRTQAKLEDVAKEIRTSYGVETRVLEADLTEGQPVYTKIAKLIEGLEVGVLVNNAGMSYDHPELFTNITEETITNILQLNVAATTAIARAVLPGMMERRKGVIINISSTAAAIPSPYLSVYAASKAFVDKLSADLAVEAAPRNVTVQCVLPGPVATKMSKIKKASWMAPTPEKFVEACLKTVGIESRTTGYPPHCLIIGTINALRCVCEKGAIWLVSRTMLNVRGRALKKKKQEQDSSTHEHITDLPSRREIPCVVLNAGE
- the LOC130667564 gene encoding uncharacterized protein LOC130667564; protein product: MENEEEAEIKKESLEEEVQKGIIDEKSNNKVSKLASDSLRSKNKSRRVIPRECLDREDWINLLATPRRIRTPPCVKNEKKRVTLVRDKLSEPPRHRIISTLQDRGKILPAPLIDRLINILEFEDSLSPEQAEELFFDTTKKKKKNKLKTIVCRGKAIKAVADSSEDFDRDAVLCQYKLAEALVRSILQWECPLPREEFKDIADVMFQRLKGVITNGTHSALDEDEKVYQQMRIISEIVGCWVAGVLIEVAQNNEQLLKEECEERKKAAEEDSYDDDSDNVIDEYSTDSTLNSAHQ